Within Citrus sinensis cultivar Valencia sweet orange chromosome 1, DVS_A1.0, whole genome shotgun sequence, the genomic segment accAGTAAATTCAATCAACCACATACAAGAAACTTTTGGTAATGATGTACCTGTTCTTCCAGATCAAGTATTGTCGCATCTCTCAACCTTAGTGATGTTATTTCCCTGCAAAAAGCAAATATTTATGATTCCCTTATCTTACTGTAGACACATAACACAAACTCAATGCCCCCAACAAGTTGAGGGTActtgttatttcattttttctgaGCAAGTATTATTGTATGGCCTATCTGCGAAGGTATAAGAGCATATAATTGCTCATTCCAATCTGACAAACCCACCCAAAATATTGCTTTAAGCACAGAATTTTGGTTGTGCTGCATTTATAAGCAAAAGACAATTTACctctcttcaatttccttAAACTTCTTCCGCATAATTTCTTGGTTCTTAATGAGTTTGCTGTTGACCTACaagccaaaaaataaaaatgacagTACTTGCTATGAAATACgataacaattaaaaagtttCAATCAAAAGCATTAAATAAcacccccccacccccccaaaaaaaaagaggataaCAGATCTGAAATGGGTGGTTAACGGATTTACATCTGCAACTGCCTTTTTAGCCTCTTCACAAATGTCCAGCTCATTTTGAATATCCTGCATCTTGGAAGCCACAGCTTTCTCCACAGTTTCTGGGATCAAACTCTCCCTTTTACTTTTGGCCTCTGCAAGTAGAGATTCATAGTactggggggaaaaaaaaaagaatttagaaaagaataataatgcaAGTGTATAGCTATCCGAATGATATGAACTAATGCAgggattaaaaatttcaatcaaacaagaaaattttcatttgggAATTCCTGCAAATTTGTCAAATGGTGGATTCCATATAcctaaataattgaataatccTTTCGTAAGTATTCAATCAGACTACAATTCAGAATATGCAGGAACACAGAAATACACATAACAGCATACATATTTCATGATATTCCCGCATATAAGTAGATATCGGAGATCAACAAAGAAGCAAGAGGGCTGAGAGAGGGATGGAAAAATCaaagtaagaaataaaatagagaGAAGAGGTCTAATCAAGTAGGGGTTTTTACATCCGGGAATGATGTACTTACTTGTCTTTGGGTCTCTAGTTGAGTGGCAAGAAGGCGGTTGTACTCATCTACAATCTATTATCAAGAATGGGAACCAGATATCAATGGATAGCTTAGCAAGAGCAATAATTATCAACAACACTAAATAATCATATCAAGTCTCTTTCagttataaagataatatattCACAATTTCCAAAAGAATTTGCAATAGCGGAACATACGGCTTCAACTTTGCTGTTGAAAAGAGCCCCACTAATTCCAGAATCCTCACTACATTCACATGTACCACAATGCGCTTCATGTGACATGCAAGGAGAGTTCATTTCGACTAACTTTCCATCAGCTTTTGACTGGTTTAGCCGATGAACATAATTGTCACCAACATAATCCCAAATTTGTTGAGTTCTTAAATCAAGAGAGTACCAGTGCTGCGTATCTTTCCAGTGCCTCACAGCATGCCCTTCCTTATATCTGAGTCCATAAACAAGAGCAacaataattgataaaagtCCAAACTTGGGAAAAAGCGTAATTCACAAATAGGCAACAAACTTTGAGTAATAAAGTCTTCAAACTGAAAACTATCAGCATAAGAAGAATGCTACAATAAATGCATTACCTTCCACATCCCACAAAACCACATATCAAACAGACCCAAAGATTCTCCACTGTTCCACAAACAGAACAAGTTGGTCTCTCATCCTGCTGGTGACAAAATCGACAAACCTGAGGGCATAGAAAGTAGATAAGAATAGAATAGATGGATTCAATATTTGATAGTATGCTACATGTCAGAATGTTCGAATTATTTTTCCTACTATCGAATTATATTGAGAATAAATGGGAAAATTCTCATCATAAAATCATTCGATAAACCAAAATCTTTGAACTGGAACATATGCATTCCAGAATAAAGAGAAATGAGGGATGGGTGAGAGAGAACTAGTTCACCTGACAAGATAAAACAGTCCATTTTGCAGTACACGAACATTGAAATGAATGGTCACAGATTGTACTGAGAATTCCACTAGTGTCTGGGTCCAACCTTTCTGaagtatcaaaataaataatatgaacaCCCCCaagagagggggggggggggggggggggggagggggaaTTAGGCTCACTAATCCCCTAAACAAAAATCAGAACTTCATATGAAAAACCACTTAATCCAAGTGATCTacaaaaagaaggaaaatgtGTGACTCACCAAGACAAATCGGACAAGTAGGAAGCTCGGTAAATCCTGCTGGCGGTGTGCTAGCAATCTCAGCTAATTCTGTGTACTCCACAGAAAGCATAAATAGCATGTGGCATACCTCAGCCTATTAAAACCATACCCAGAATTATGTTCCCAATTTAATCACATACCAGATTAAATCAGTCGAAGATGCGAATAAACCAGCAAAAGTGAAGAAAACTGACCTCAGCAGGAGAAAACCTTTTACCATTGAGGTTGCTATAAAATTCATCAGCAGTCAACTGATCAACAAGCTTGATCAAAACACTGTATCGATCTTCCATAGCATCATTCCTAACAGTATTAGAAGACATTAACTTTGACACTGTTCAGGGAATAGAaagtgtaataaaaaataaattcaataatatctAAAATCCAGAAACCTTGACAGGACCTTTACCTAATTGAAGCGCCTATCTTAGTtgtaaatcaaatattttcttattacaaaagtaaaaattacaatttcaattaTAACTTCCTTCAATTTTCTAGCAATTAGTGCCAAAACCCTAGGTTCAATTCATTCTCGTCTTATTTGGAATTGAATCAGCGATGAACATAATAGTTACCTGATGAAAATGAGCTCCTCCACGTGGTCGATGTGAGACCCACAGAAACGGACGAATTCATCGGAGGAGAGGTAGTTGGGGACAGCAACCACAAAGATACACGTGGATCGCGAGTTAGGGTTCTGTTGATAACTCTGCGACGTTCCTCGAAACAAGTGCACCAATCCTCTTCGCTCGCTGAATTTAGGGTTAGGGTTAGCCCTTGATCGGGTGGCAGTACTGGAGACGGTGCAGAAGCCGGCTTCTTCAATCGTGATAGGGTGGTTGTCGTCCACTGTGTGGACTCGGAGAACGAACATTGTCTTTTCACTCTGGCGCCTGGAATCGGTGAGTCGACACGGTTGAGGGAAATTGTAAAATGTTCGCGGGAAGTTGTCCGAGAAAATGCcgttgaaaagaaaatgggaagtttacaaaattaccccaaaagttttggtaatttttcaaaattagacGCCCTAAGATTTTCTATTATGTCTACCCACAAATGTAATTTACAAACCTAAATACCCTCAGACCTATCAACAAAATGCCTAACAAATCACATTTTCAGCCAAATCTCACTAaaactcagcaccatctactCACCAAAACTAACCATCTTTAACTCACAAAACATCAATTGGAACATAAGAAGTTAAGGTCAGTATTTGTTTTTAcacaatttgtatttttaactttagattattttaaatttatgcgggtattttaagtaaaaataaattaggatATGAACCTAGAAAATGTGCGACAAACACCTATTGCAAAAGTCGCTTGCTGTCGTATTGCTCGAGTCTCGCACAATAATACAGTAAGTGTGTTCGTGTGACAAGAGCTTGTCAGCCGAAAACACT encodes:
- the LOC102616781 gene encoding BRAP2 RING ZnF UBP domain-containing protein 1; its protein translation is MFVLRVHTVDDNHPITIEEAGFCTVSSTATRSRANPNPKFSERRGLVHLFRGTSQSYQQNPNSRSTCIFVVAVPNYLSSDEFVRFCGSHIDHVEELIFIRNDAMEDRYSVLIKLVDQLTADEFYSNLNGKRFSPAEAEVCHMLFMLSVEYTELAEIASTPPAGFTELPTCPICLERLDPDTSGILSTICDHSFQCSCTAKWTVLSCQVCRFCHQQDERPTCSVCGTVENLWVCLICGFVGCGRYKEGHAVRHWKDTQHWYSLDLRTQQIWDYVGDNYVHRLNQSKADGKLVEMNSPCMSHEAHCGTCECSEDSGISGALFNSKVEAIVDEYNRLLATQLETQRQYYESLLAEAKSKRESLIPETVEKAVASKMQDIQNELDICEEAKKAVADVNSKLIKNQEIMRKKFKEIEEREITSLRLRDATILDLEEQIRDLTVYIEAQKTLTNMTDSDGIKGGTVLPVSYQQSSPTNTRRHKKSSRRKN